One Ranitomeya variabilis isolate aRanVar5 chromosome 5, aRanVar5.hap1, whole genome shotgun sequence DNA window includes the following coding sequences:
- the ZBED4 gene encoding zinc finger BED domain-containing protein 4 — MAKEGSIINTEHNLTMERINAIKVEDDDEMVSDVKQVQIKKEEDGIKQAESGDEQDDQEQHCADTSHNLSNENEEDYGVLFSQYTTSLYDAAMEAVTQSIITNKNMSNRKKSPAWNHFFISPRDSTKAICMYCMKEFSRGKNEKDLSTSCLMRHVRRAHPRVLVSENGNMPSISYSPPTLVLPLQPTDVVDTIATPTKMRKLKISPPEKMVEEPLSVLSSDEISSDVSVSEKNVKEEVTISPSPLPNNLSDEAVENVTEKQMSIQRSSSGSRRRSAVWKHFYLSPLDNSKAVCIHCMNEFSRGKNGKDLGTSCLIRHMWRAHRSIVLQENSGGTSLPPPYSIPPTLLPSLLSTDSDVISTAVSPGKYWMEAISVPSSPERVSEDVQYIVPNDELIDSGAAVLHSSENIGEASVSSSGKLICHKSVVYDSPLFFQQNKKAMKRLKSEVWHHFTLSPTDNLKAVCRYCNCMISRGKKGDLGTSCLMRHLYRRHPEIVLNQKSFDISLANSPYATLASAECSSSKVIELSTAAPHDNPIIFPSNSKKTSKLWNHFSICSADLTKVICMHCGRTISRGKKPTNLGTSCLLRHLQRFHSNVLQNNGVSEALPSADGHLQVNTGLTAVSFDKTNDKFSDMHPVAKKITSLVAEMIALDLQPYSFVDNVGFNRLLEYLQPQYSLPSPSYFSRMAIPDMYENVKHIIVSHLKEAESGMIHFTAGIWMSSQTREYLTLTAHWVTFDSSFKPHSEDYHCSALLHVSQIDCDYNGLSVQKHLEYLWESWITSYGLQMGITVTDNHSIGKTLNESDHSSVECFGHTVDLIVNEAIKSQRMVQNLLSIARKICERVHRSTKAKEKLAELQKEYGLPQHQLIQDVPSKWNTSFHMLERLIEQKRAIDELSIECNFRELISCDQWEVIQSVCHALKPFEAASKEMSMHTATLSQVIPMIHILNRKVEMLFEETMGIDTMLKSLKEAMVCRLSSTLHDPRYIFATLLDPRYKASLFAEEEAEEYKLGLIRELEILNSTSDDTPVVNGCTKHSPPNHKDDNIWSLMANIKRSKNLMEKLPEDIVLAYLEEEVLEHNCDPLTYWNLKKSSWPVLSKLAVRFLGCPPSVIPSEKLFNTSNESGSFNPSRLMMEHFEQLIFLKVNLPLIYFQY; from the coding sequence ATGGCAAAGGAGGGCTCTATTATTAATACTGAACATAATCTCACAATGGAAAGAATTAATGCTATAAAAGTTGAAGACGATGATGAAATGGTTAGTGATGTTAAACAAGTGCAGATCAAGAAGGAGGAAGATGGTATCAAACAAGCTGAAAGTGGCGATGAACAAGACGACCAAGAACAACATTGTGCAGATACCTCACACAACTTATCAAATGAGAACGAGGAAGATTATGGTGTTCTGTTTTCACAGTACACTACCAGTCTCTATGATGCAGCAATGGAGGCTGTTACACAGAGCATAATTACAAACAAAAATATGAGTAACCGAAAAAAGTCCCCAGCTTGGAATCATTTCTTTATTTCACCTCGGGACAGTACCAAAGCTATATGCATGTACTGCATGAAAGAGTTCAGCAGGGGCAAGAACGAAAAAGATCTAAGTACCAGTTGTTTGATGCGACATGTAAGGAGAGCACATCCCAGAGTTCTTGTCTCAGAAAATGGAAATATGCCAAGCATTTCATACTCCCCTCCTACCTTAGTACTACCTCTGCAGCCTACCGATGTTGTGGATACCATTGCAACCCCAACAAAGATGAGGAAACTCAAAATATCTCCTCCTGAAAAAATGGTAGAGGAACCTTTATCTGTGCTCTCTTCTGATGAAATCTCCTCAGACGTGTCCGTATCTGAAAAAAATGTGAAAGAAGAAGTTACCATTTCTCCTTCACCTTTACCAAATAATCTGAGTGACGAAGCTGTCGAAAATGTCACAGAAAAGCAAATGTCTATTCAAAGAAGTTCATCAGGTTCTAGGAGAAGATCTGCCGTTTGGAAACACTTTTATTTGTCACCACTGGATAATTCTAAAGCAGTTTGTATCCACTGCATGAATGAATTTAGTAGAGGAAAGAATGGAAAAGATCTGGGTACCAGCTGTCTCATAAGGCACATGTGGAGAGCTCATCGGTCAATTGTTTTACAAGAAAATAGTGGTGGCACAAGCTTACCCCCTCCGTATTCAATCCCACCTACATTGTTGCCATCTCTCTTATCAACAGATAGTGATGTTATTTCCACTGCAGTTTCTCCAGGAAAATATTGGATGGAAGCAATTTCCGTACCCTCCTCCCCTGAAAGAGTTTCAGAAGACGTTCAGTACATTGTCCCTAATGATGAATTGATTGACAGCGGGGCAGCAGTTTTGCATTCTTCAGAAAATATTGGTGAAGCGTCTGTATCTTCGTCTGGAAAACTTATCTGTCACAAATCAGTTGTGTACGACTCTCCTCTTTTCTTTCAGCAGAATAAGAAGGCTATGAAACGATTGAAGTCTGAGGTTTGGCATCATTTTACATTATCTCCTACTGACAACTTGAAGGCTGTGTGTAGATATTGTAACTGCATGATCAGCAGAGGTAAAAAGGGAGATTTAGGCACTAGCTGCTTAATGAGACATCTTTATAGACGACATCCCGAAATAGTTTTAAACCAAAAAAGCTTTGACATTAGTCTTGCAAATTCTCCGTATGCTACCTTAGCATCTGCAGAATGCTCATCCTCAAAAGTTATTGAGCTTTCAACTGCTGCACCTCATGATAATCCAATAATTTTTCCATCAAACAGCAAAAAGACCTCAAAACTGTGGAATCATTTCTCAATTTGTTCTGCAGATTTAACTAAagttatatgtatgcactgtgggcgCACAATAAGCAGAGGGAAAAAGCCAACAAATTTAGGCACCAGTTGTCTCCTGAGGCACCTGCAGAGGTTCCACAGCAATGTGTTACAGAACAATGGTGTTTCAGAAGCCTTACCGTCTGCTGATGGTCACTTGCAAGTCAACACTGGTTTGACAGCCGTCTCTTTCGATAAAACCAATGATAAGTTCAGTGACATGCATCCTGTTGCCAAAAAAATCACTAGTCTTGTAGCGGAAATGATTGCACTTGATCTTCAACCATACTCTTTTGTAGATAATGTTGGttttaatagacttcttgaatacCTGCAACCTCAATATTCATTACCATCTCCATCATACTTTTCTAGGATGGCAATACCGGATATGTATGAAAATGTGAAGCACATAATTGTCTCCCATCTTAAAGAAGCTGAGAGTGGCATGATCCATTTTACTGCAGGAATCTGGATGAGCAGTCAGACACGGGAATATTTAACACTTACTGCTCACTGGGTTACCTTTGACTCTTCATTCAAGCCACATAGTGAAGATTACCACTGTTCTGCACTTCTACACGTCTCTCAGATTGATTGTGATTACAATGGCTTGAGTGTCCAAAAGCATCTAGAGTACTTGTGGGAGTCTTGGATAACCTCATACGGCCTTCAAATGGGCATCACTGTAACAGATAATCATAGCATAGGAAAAACCCTAAATGAAAGTGATCATTCTAGTGTCGAATGTTTTGGGCACACTGTTGATTTAATTGTAAATGAAGCTATTAAGAGTCAAAGAATGGTCCAAAACCTTTTGAGCATTGCACGAAAAATTTGTGAACGTGTTCACAGATCAACAAAGGCAAAGGAAAAATTGGCGGAATTGCAAAAGGAATACGGGTTGCCTCAACATCAGTTAATTCAAGATGTTCCTTCAAAGTGGAATACATCATTTCACATGTTAGAACGTTTAATTGAGCAAAAAAGAGCCATTGATGAGCTGTCAATTGAGTGCAACTTCAGGGAGTTGATAAGTTGTGATCAGTGGGAAGTCATTCAGTCTGTTTGCCATGCATTGAAACCTTTTGAGGCTGCTAGTAAAGAAATGAGCATGCACACAGCTACTCTAAGTCAGGTAATTCCAATGATCCACATTCTAAACCGAAAGGTTGAAATGCTGTTTGAAGAAACAATGGGCATAGACACCATGCTTAAGTCTCTGAAGGAGGCCATGGTTTGTCGCCTGTCGTCAACACTTCACGATCCAAGATACATTTTTGCCACTCTTCTAGACCCTCGGTACAAAGCATCCCTATTTGCTGAAGAAGAAGCTGAGGAATATAAACTTGGATTAATCAGGGAACTGGAAATATTAAACTCTACCTCAGATGATACACCTGTTGTCAACGGGTGTACCAAGCATTCACCACCCAACCATAAGGATGACAATATCTGGTCACTTATGGCCAACATAAAAAGATCCAAGAATTTAATGGAGAAATTGCCTGAAGACATTGTGTTAGCTTATCTAGAAGAAGAAGTGCTTGAGCATAACTGTGATCCACTAACGTATTGGAACTTGAAAAAATCCTCTTGGCCAGTTTTGTCAAAATTGGCAGTGCGATTTCTTGGCTGTCCACCAAGTGTCATTCCTTCCGAGAAACTCTTTAACACCTCAAACGAAAGTGGCAGTTTTAATCCGTCTAGGTTAATGATGGAACACTTTGAGCAGCTAATATTTTTAAAGGTTAATCTCCCGTTGATTTACTTTCAGTATTGA